One Arthrobacter sp. B3I4 genomic window, GCGCCGGGTGAGGGCGGTTTCCAGCCCCTCCAGCGCGGGCTTGTCTGGAACGTTGATGGGGGCAGTGGTGGGCGTGTCTGTACCCTGAGTGTCTTCAGCCATGGGCCAATTCTTCCACGGCGGGCGGGCACCATGGCACAGGGGTGATGCTCCCATAGGCGCTGGGCGGGTCCATTAGGGTGGTGCCATGACTGAGGGAATCGACCACAACGCAAAAGCAGCAGACAAAGCGGCGCTCGTCACCGGCGCCAGCACCGGGATCGGCGAGGCCACGGTGCGCGCGCTCCGGCAGGAAGGCTGGACCGTTTTCGCCGTCGCCCGCCGGGCCGAGCGGCTCGAGGCGCTCGCTGCCGGGACCGGCGCCGTCGCCCTTCCGGCCGACGTGACCGACGACGCCGACATTGCCCGGCTTCTGGACGAGGTGACCCGCGCCGGCGGCATCGACACCCTGATCAACGTCGCCGGCGGCGCCCGTGGCGCGGACAAGGTCGCCGACGCGAAGACCGAGGACTGGGAATGGATGTATGAGGTCAACGTGCTGGGCACCATGAAGCTCACCCGTGCGTTCTTGCCCATGCTGCGCGCCTGCGGGGAAGGCACCGTCCTGAACCTGACGTCGACGGCGGGGCTGTCCGCCTACGAAGGCGGCGGCGGCTATAACGCCGCGAAGTTCGCCCAGCACGCCCTCACCGAGGCGCTCCGGCTGGAAGAAGCCGAGCACAACCTCCGCGTGGTCGAGGTCGCCCCTGGCATGGTCCAGACCGAGGAGTTCTCACTGAACCGGCTGGGCGACCAGGGCGCTGCCGAGAAGGTCTACGCCGGGGTGGACAAGCCCCTCACCGCCGGCGACGTCGCCGACGTCGTCCGCTACGCCGTAACCGCCCCGCACCACGTCAACCTGGACCAGATCGTGATCCGTCCGGTGGCGCAGGCGTCCAACTTCAAGGTGATCCGCAAGTCCTGACCGCTAGCGCCGGGCCGGGACTGAGAGTGTCGCCAGAATGGCGGCGTGATCCGTTCCGGCCACGCGGTGCACCGAGTACCCGGCACTGAGAACCGACACGCTGGTCACCAGATGGTCCAGGGTGATTCCGGGCAACGGGAGGTCCTGCGGCCAGGTGGGAACCAGCCGCGCCCCTTGGGCGGTGCCGACGTCCACCAGCCCGACGCCGCCCGGGCTCGGGGTGACAAGCCGGCGGAACTCAAGATGGTCATAGCTGGCGTTGAAATCGCCCAGCAGCAGACCGTTTCCCTCAGTCGATGCGCCCCGTGCCAGTAAGGCCAGCTCACGGCGCCATTGCGGCAGGCCCCCGTCGACGGGGGCACGGGTGTGAACGTTCGTCACGTCAAGCTCCGCTGTGCGCCCGTCCCCTGCTAGCTCCAGACGTGCGGTGGCCATCCGAAAACGGGTCCCGGACAGGACGCCGGTGGCGGCCAGACGGTGTTTTGAGTAGAGCACGCCGCCGCCTGCGTCCGGCGCCGACGAGCCAACCCCGGTAGGGAAGCAGCTCCGGCAGGCCCGCGGCCCTGAGCCGGGATTCAAGGGCGGGCGTCTGTTCCTGGACGGCGAGCAGGGCGACCCGGTTGTCGCGGACCAGCCGGACGATTTCGTCCGCATCGGCCCGGCCCAGCTTGGCGTTGACGCTCATCGCAACCAGCTCCAGCCGGCCCGAACCGGACTCCGGGGAAGAATCCGTGGCAGGTACGGCGTGGCCTGGGGCCAGCAGCCACACCGCCTGCAGGGCCAGCAGCGCCGCGGCGACGGCCGCCGCCCAGGGCCGCCGGCCCAGGCCCGCGCAGAGCAGCGACAGCCCGGCCGGCACCGTCAGCCACGGCGTGAAGGCCAGTAGCTGGACCACAGGTTCGGGCCACTGCCACGGCGTTGCCCGGCAGACGGACAACGTAGCCACCGGAGCCGCAAGCAGCGCGGAGGACAACAGCCAGCCGCGGCGCCTGCCGGACGCGGTCGCCGCCGTCGCCGGCCCGGGACCCGCCGTCGCGAAAGTCATGAGCGCAAGTCTAGGCACCGGCCCCCGCTGCGGCGAGGCCCGGGCACGTCCCTCCGGAGGGCGGAAGAGTTTTCCGGTACCATCGACATATCAGCTTTGACCCGGCCATCACCGGTGAGCTTCCGGAAGAACGCCCGGCGCAGGAATGTTTCGACAGTTTGCGCGCCAGGGCCGGTAGAACCGGACGGGTAAGCCCGTCACAGCAGTCAACGAGCGGCCGACGCCGGAGCAGCCCCTTCCGAGGGACGGAACCGGTGCCGGTAAGTGAGGTGGTACCGCGGTGCCGGTGTTGTTCCGACAGCACAGGAGCCGTCCTCGCATCCTGAATGAATCCCGTTGTTCACCAGCTCAACCCAGGATGTCGAGATGACCCAATACCCCAAGGCCTCAGCCGCACCGTCAGACGCCACCACCTCGGGCGTGTCCACCTCCGTGAAGTTCCCGGAGATCGAAGAGCGCATCCTCAAGTACTGGGACCAGGACGGCACCTTCCAGGCCAGCATCGACCAGCGCGATGCCGGGGTCAACGGCAGCAACGAGTTCGTCTTCTATGACGGTCCGCCCTTCGCCAACGGCCTGCCGCACTACGGGCACCTGCTCACCGGCTACGCCAAGGACCTCGTAGGCCGCTACCAGACGCAGCGCGGCCACCGGGTGGAGCGCCGCTTCGGCTGGGACACCCACGGCCTGCCCGCAGAGCTGGAAGCCATGAAGCAGCTGGGCATGACGGACAAGACCCAGATCGAGGCCATGGGCATCGACAAGTTCAACGACGCCTGCCGTGCCTCCGTGATGAAGTACGCCGACGAATGGAAGAGCTACGTCACCCGCCAGGCGCGCTGGGTCGACTTCGAGAACGACTACAAGACGCTCAACGTCGAGTACATGGAGTCCGTCCTCTGGGCCTTCAAGCAGCTGCATGAGAAGGGCCTGACCTACAACGGCTACCGGGTGCTGCCCTACTGCTGGAAGGACGAGACGCCGCTGTCCAACCACGAACTGCGCATGGACGATGACGTCTACAAAAACCGCCAGGACCAGACCGTCACGGTGACCTTCCCGATCACGGCCGGGGACTCGGAGCTCTCACAGCAGCTCGCCGGCGTTCAGGCGCTGGCCTGGACCACGACGCCCTGGACCCTGCCGACCAACCTGGCGCTCGCCGTCGGGCCAGCCATCACCTATGTTGTGCTGCCCGCCGGCCCGAACGGAATCAAGGCCGCCTCGGCCGACGCTCCCGTCACCGGCAGCTTCCTGCTCGCCGCGGACCTGCTGGGCGCCTACGCCAAGGACCTCGGCTACGGCGACGGCGCGGAGGGTGCCGCCGCGGCCGAAGCCGCCGTCACCTCCCGCCACACCGGCACCGAGCTTGAGGGCCTGACCTACGAGCCGCTCTGGGACTACTTCTCCGACGCCGAGAAGTACGGCACCGAAAACGGCTGGCGCTTCCTCGTGGCCGACTACGTCACCACGACCGACGGCACCGGCATCGTCCACCAGGCCCCCGCGTACGGTGAAGACGACCAGAAGGTCTGCGAAGAGGCCGGAATCCCGGTGGTGCTCTCGGTCGACGAGGGCGCGAAGTTCCTGCCGCTCTTCGGCCACGGCGACCTTGCCGAGATCGCCGGACTGCAGGTGTTCGACGCCAACAAGCCCATCACCCAGGTGCTCCGGGCGCAGGGCCGGCTGGTCCGCCAGGCCAGCTACGAGCACAGCTACCCGCACTGCTGGCGCTGCCGCAACCCGCTGATCTACCGCGCCGTGTCCTCCTGGTACGTCGAGGTCACCAAGTTCAAGGACCGGATGTCCGAGCTGAACCAGGAGATCAACTGGATCCCGGGCAACGTCAAGGACGGCCAGTTCGGCAAGTGGCTCGCCAACGCCCGTGACTGGTCAATCAGCCGCAACCGCTACTGGGGCAGCCCCATCCCGGTGTGGCAGTCCAGCGACCCGGACTACCCGCGCACCGACGTTTACGGTTCGCTGGCCGAGATCGAAGCGGACTTCGGCCGCCTGCCGCTGAACAAGGACGGCCAAGTGGACCTGCACCGGCCCTTCATCGACGAACTAACCCGTCCCAACCCGGATGACCCGCGCAGCCCCGAAGAGGGCCAGTCCGTGATGCGCCGCGTCGAGGACGTCCTGGACGTCTGGTTCGACTCCGGCTCCATGCCCTACGGCCAGGTCCACTACCCGTTCCAGAACGAGGAGTGGTTCGACACCCACAACCCGGCCGACTTCATCGTCGAGTACATCGGGCAGACCCGCGGCTGGTTCTACATGCTGCACATCCTCTCCACCGCGCTGTTCGACCGGCCGGCGTTCCGCAACGTCATCAGCCACGGCATCGTGCTCGGCTCCGACGGGCAGAAGATGTCCAAGAGCCTGCGCAACTACCCGGACGTCTCCGAGGTCCTGGACCGTGACGGCTCGGATGCGATGCGCTGGTTCCTGATGTCCAGCCCCATCCTGCGCGGCGGCAACCTGGTGGTCACCGAGCAGGGGATCCGCGACGGCGTCCGCCAGGTCATCCTGCCGCTGTGGAACGTCTACAGCTTCTTCACGCTGTACACGAACGCCGCCGCTGGCGGGAAGGGTTACGACGCGAAACTGCGCTACGACGGCTACGCGGACACCCTTGACCAGTACCTGATGGCCAACACCGGCGACCTGGTCCGCAACATGACCGCGCAGCTGGACAGCTACGACATCTCCGGCGCCTGCGATGAACTGCGCGGCTACCTGGACATGCTCACCAACTGGTACGTGCGCCGCAGCCGGCAGCGCTTCTTCGACGAGAACGTCGACGCCTTCGACGCGCTCTACACCGCCCTGGAAACGGTCTGCCGGGTCGCGGCGTCGCTGCTGCCGCTGGTCACCGAGGAGATCTGGCGCGGCCTCACCGGCGGCCGGTCCGTGCACCTCGCCGACTGGCCCGACGCCGGCCTGTTCCCGGCCAACCCGGACCTCGTCGAGGCGATGAACCGGGTCCAGCAGGTCTGCTCCACCGGTTCCTCGCTGCGCAAGGCCGCCAACCTCCGGGTGCGCCTGCCGCTGCAGGAACTCACCGTCGTGGCGCCCGGCGCGGGTGCGCTGGAAGGCTTTGCAGCCGTCGTCGCCGACGAACTGAACCTGCGCTCGGTGCGGCTGCTCGACGCCGAAAGCGCCTCCCCGGAGGAGTTCGGCATCGAGCAGAAGCTCGTGGTGAACGCCCGCGCCGCCGGCCCGCGGCTGGGCAAGAACGTCCAGCAGGCCATCAAGGGCTCCAAGTCCGGCGACTGGTCGCTCAGCGAGGCCGGGGTGGTTAGCGCCGGCGGCCTGGAACTGGAGCCGCAGGAATACACGCTGGAAACCGTCGTGGCGGAGGCAGCCGAGGGCGAGGGTTCCCGGGCGGCGGCCGTCCTGCCCGGCGGCGGTTTCGTGGTGCTCAACACGCAGGTGACCCCGGAGCTGGAAGCCGAGGGCACCGCCCGGGACTTGGTCCGCGCCATCCAGCAGGCCCGCAAGGACGCCGGACTCAACGTCAGCGACCGGATCCGCACCACCGTCACGGCGAAGCAGGACACGGTCGAGGCGCTGCTGGCCCACGCCGACCTGGTCAAGACCGAGACCCTGACCCTGGAACTGGACACCGTTTTCGCCGAGGTCAAGGACCCGCAGGTCTCCGTGGCGAAAGTAACCGAAGAAGTAGGGGCATAATGACCGACGAATTTTCCGTAGAAAGCGTCTACGCCGAGCTGCTGGGCCGGGCGCCGGAAAACAAGATGGAGCCCCGGCTGGCTCCGCTGCGCCGGGCCATGGACATCCTGGGCGAGCCGAACAAGGCGTTCCCGATCATCCACATCACCGGCACCAACGGCAAGACCTCCACCGCCCGGATGATCGAGGCCGGGCTGCGCGCGCACGGGCTGAGCACCGGCCGGTACACCAGCCCGCACCTGTCCAAGGTCACCGAGCGGATCAGCATCGACGGCGAACCGGTTTCGGATGAGACGTTCGTCCGGATCTGGGACGAGATCCGCCCGTACCTGGACATCGTGGACGGTGAACTCGCCGCCGAGGGCCAGCCCCGGCTGACCTACTTCGAATGCCTGACCATCCTCGGCTTTGCCGTGTTCGCGGACCAGCCGGTCAACGTTGCCGTGATCGAGGTGGGCCTGGGCGGCATCACCGACGCGACCAACGTCGGCGACGGCCAGGTCGCCGTCGTCACTCCGATCTCACTGGACCACACGGACCTGCTCGGCGACACCACCGAGGACATCGCCTACGAAAAGGCCGGCATCATCAAGCCTGGCGGCTTCCTGATCAGCGCAGCGCAACCGGTTGACGCGGCCCAGGTCCTGCTGGAGAAGGCCAAGGAAGCGGATGTGCCGTTCCGTTTCGAGGGCGTGGAGTTCGGCGTCGAGTCCCGCACCGTCGCCGTCGGCGGCCAGATGGTGACCGTGCAGGGCATCGCGGGCCGCTACGAGGACCTGCTGGTGCCGCTGCACGGGGCGCACCAGGCGGAGAACGCCGCCGTTGCGATCGCAGCGCTGGAAGCCTTCTTCGGCGCCGAAAAACCGCTCGACGCCGAGGTGCTGCAGGAGGCCTTCGCCTCGGTCACCTCTCCGGGCCGCCTGGAGGTGCTGCGCACCGCGCCGACCGTCATCGTCGACGCCGCGCACAACCCCGAAGGCATCCGGGTCTCCGCTGAGGCCATCCACGAGGCTTTCAATTTCAGCAAGCTCGTGGTGGTGGTGGGCGTGCTGAAGGAAAAGGACGCCGAGGAAATTCTGCGCCAGCTCAAGGAGTCCCTGGGTGACCTCGCCGCGGAATATTGCTTCACCCAGTCCAACTCGCCGCGCGCCGTCCCGGCCGAGGACCTGGGCGAGCTGGCGCTGGACCTGGGTTTCGGCGAGGACAACATCCACGTCGCTGACAAGCTCGACGACGCCCTCGAGTGGGCCGTGGAACGCGCCGAGTCCAATGAGGACCTAGCCGGCGGCATCCTCGTCACCGGTTCCATCACGCTGGTCGCCGAGGCCCGGATCCTGCTCGGAAAGACTGAGGCGTAACCCATGGCCAGACTCACCAAGGCCCAGCGCGAGTGGCGCCCGGGCATTCCCAAGAAACGCCGCTCCACCAAAGTTATGTTCGCCTCCACGGTGCTGCTGCTGGAGGCCTTCGTGGCCCTCTTCGGCACCCTGGCGGTCTTCGGCCTGCGCCGGGGTGAACTGCCGCCGCTGCTGGTCTTCGGCGTCGGCCTCGGTCTGTGCGTGGTGCTCGTGGCCACCTGTGCCGTGCTCACGAAGGGGTGGGGCGTGGCGCTGGGCTGGATCCTGCAGCTGCTGCTGATCCTCACCGGCCTGGTCGAGCCCGCCATGTTCCTGGTCGGCGGGCTGTTCGCCATCACGTGGTGGTACGGCATCCGGACCGGCATCCGGATCGACCGCGAAGCCGCCCAGCGCGACCGCGAGCAGGCGGCCTGGGAAGCCGCGAACCCCGAAAGCCAAAGCAACTAGACTTGTCCCGAACCCCACCCCAACGCATTGGAGCAGCTGTGAGCATTGAGCGCACCCTCGTCCTGGTCAAGCCCGACGGCGTGGCCCGCAACCTGACCGGCAGCATCATCGCCCGGATCGAAGCCAAGGGCTACACCCTGGCTGAGCTGAAGAAGGTCAACGCAACCCGTGAACTCCTTGAACAGCACTACGAGGAGCACGTCGGCAAACCCTTTTACGAGCCGCTGGTTGAATTCATGCTCAGCGGACCGGTCGTCGCGGCGATCTTCGAAGGCCACCGCGTGATCGAGGGCTTCCGTTCCCTCGCCGGCACCACGGATCCGACGACGGCGGCGCCCGGCACCATCCGCGGTGACTTCGGCCGCGACTGGGGCGTTAAGGTCCAGCAGAACCTCGTGCACGGCTCCGACTCCGCGGAGTCGGCTGACCGGGAAATCAAGATCTGGTTCTAACCCCCTCCCGCGCGAACGGACACTTAAGACCCTCCGCCTAAGCGCGAACGTACACTTGGGGCCCCGATTTCCTAGGAAACCGGGGCCCCAAGTGTACGTTCGCGCTTTTCGCTGGCGGGGCGGGCGGGTGGCTTAGTACCCCGAGGTGCCGATGAACACCTGGATGAAGGCGAAGAAGATGGTGGCGATCACGGCCACGTAGAGCAGAGCTGTGAGAATCCAGCCCGAGTCCGCCAGGATGCGGGCAGCGCCGGAGGGCACCGGGATGAGGCCGGTGCTGACGTTGCGGACGGTCACCCAGATGAACAGCGGGATCATGGCCGCCCAGACGATCATGCAGAACGGGCAGAGGATGTGGATCGAATACAGTGCCTGGGACCAGAGCCACACGACAAAAGCAAAGCCCAGGGTGACGCCCGCCTGCAGCCCGATCCAGTACCAGCGGGCGAACGTGGCACCAGCCAGCATGCCCATGGCGGTGGTGATGATGACGGCGAAAGCCACTATGCCGATGAACATGTTGGGGAAGCCAAACAGGGAACTCTGCCACGTCTGCATCACCTGTCCGCAGGAGATCCAGGGGTTGACGTCGCAGACCGTGACGTGGCTTGGGTCTTTGAGAACTTCGAGCTTTTCCAGCACCAGAGTCCCCGAGGCAAGCCAGCCGACGACGCCGGTGATCAGCAACAGCCACGCAAACGGCCGGTCGCGGGTCATGGTTGGCTCAGGGCGGCCCGCCGCGGCCGCGCTGCCGTCCCGTTCGCGGGCGTCGACGTCGCCTTGGGCGGGGGAGATGCTGCTGGGCATGGATCTCAGTCCTTTGCGTTGGGTGCTCTTGGGCCGATTCTATCGCCGGAGGCTGAATGATTCCGGGCAGGCGCCCGCCGTCCACAGTGGTTCGGCCCGACCGTTGATCCGGATGCCCGGCTTACCCCTGCTTTTGCGGCTCCTGTGAGACAATGAAGCTGGCTGGGACACGAACCACATTCGGGTTTCAGTCCGGCGACTTTGTTTTCAAGACCGCCAATGAGGAGCAGGGACACTCCGGATCGTACGACCCGGTTTATCCCGCAATGCCATTGGACGGCACCTAGTTGTGACGGACAGATCAACGGGTTCAGAACAATTCCGCCGGCCCTCCAGGGCTGCCGCACCCCACTGCCGGTGCGAACCTGAGGGTATCCAATTGACTTCTGTCAATGCCCGCGGGTGTTGACAAATATTTGCCCCCACGGGTGCCGGATGTGGCGGTACATCAGGGGCAGGAGTGTGGCCACCTATGGATCATGAACAGCTAGTAACCGGCAACGACGAAGCACCCGTGAGCGAAGCACCGCTCGACGAATCTGCAGCCGCACCGGAAAGCGCAGCGGAAACCTCAGCCGCACCGGAAATCTCAGCCGCACCGGCGCCCAAGCGCGCCACCAGGACTCGGCGGAAAGCCGCCCCCGCCGTGGAGGGAGCGGATCTCGCAGCCGTTGCGGCCGGCGCCGTCGCCGAGGCAGCCGGTGCTGACATCGCCGCAGCTGACGCCGCCGCGGAAGTCAAGGCCCCCTCGGAAGCCAAGACCCCAGCCCGCCGGAGCCGGTCACGGAAGAAGGTCGAGGTAGACGACCAGACCGTGGTCAACCCGGCCGGAGATGCCCTGGCCACTGCCCTGGCGCCGGCTGAAGACGCGACGGCCGCCCACGCGGCGGCCGATCACACAACCGCCGACGCCGCGACGGCCATGACGGCAGCTGGGCAAGCACCGGAGAAGCCGGTCCGCCGCAGGGCCTCCCGTGCCAAGGCCGCGCCGGCCCCCGCAGCAACCGACGAAGCTCCTGCCTTGATCGAAGCGGCGCAAGTTAAAACCGCGCCCGATGAAACAGCGCAAACCGAAACCGACGCCGAAACAGCCGACGCCGAAACTCCGCAGGCCGCCCCCGCCGCCGCGGACACCACCGCTGTCGAAGACGCCGCTGGCAACACCCCGGCTGAGGCCCCGGCTGAGGCGCCCGCCGCGGACTCCGTTGCCGAATCACCTGAAGCGTCCTCCATGTTCCTCGCACCCGGGGCCGTCACCTCGATGATTTTCCAGGCCCCGGACCTGAGCGCCGTGGTCCGCCCGGCCCCCGTCGCGGCCCCGGCCGCGGCGGAGGACGCCGAGGAAGAAGACGAAGAGGCCGAGGGTGACGACGCCGGCAACCGCCGTCGGCGCCGCAGCCGCGGACGCCGCGGACGCAGCCGCACCGCCGGCGAAACCGACGCTGACTCCGACGCTGCCGTGGACGGCGCCGAGGAGGCCGATGAGGAGTCCGAGGGTGCGCTGGAAGAGGGCGTCACCTCCCGCCGTCGTCGTCGCCGTCGCCGCGGTGACCAGGACCTGGAGCTGACCGGCGGCGGGGACGACGACCCGCCCAACACAGTGACCCGGGTCCGCGCGCCGCGTGCCGTCAGCGATGCACCCGTCAACAACCGCGTCACCTCTGTCAAGGGCTCCACGCGGCTGGAAGCGAAGAAGCAGCGCCGCCGCGAATCCCGGGATACCGGCCGCCGCCGCACCGTCATCACCGAGGCCGAGTTCCTCGCCCGGCGCGAGTCCGTGGACCGCCAGATGATCGTCCGCCAGCGCGACGACAGAATCCAGATCGGCGTCCTCGAAGACGGCGTCCTGGCCGAACACTTTGTTTCCAAGACCCAGCAGGACTCCCTGATCGGGAACGTCTACCTGGGCAAGGTCCAGAACGTGCTGCCGTCGATGGAAGCTGCCTTCGTCGACATCGGACGCGGCCGCAACGCCGTGCTGTACGCCGGCGAAGTTAACTGGGACGCCGTCAACGTCGAGGGCAAGCAGCGCCGGATCGAGAACGCGCTCAAGTCCGGCGACTCGGTGCTCGTCCAGGTCACCAAAGACCCGGTCGGACACAAGGGCGCCAGGCTGACCAGCCAGATCTCCCTCCCGGGCCGCTACCTCGTCTACGTGCCCGGCGGCTCCATGACCGGCATCTCCCGGAAACTGCCCGACGTCGAACGCAACCGGCTCAAGCGGATCCTCAAGGACCGCCTCCCCGAGGATGCCGGCGTCATTGTCCGCACGGCGGCTGAAGGCGCGTCGGAGGAAGAGCTGACGCACGATATCAACCGGCTGCGCGCCCAGTGGGAGGGCATCGAAAGCCAGTCCACGTCCACGAAGCTCCTGGCACCCGAACTGCTTTACGGCGAACCGGACCTGACCATCAAGGTGGTCCGGGACGTGTTCAACGAGGACTTCTCCAAGCTCATCGTCTCCGGCGAGGAAGCCTGGGACACCATCGAGGCCTACGTCACCTACGTGGCGCCGGACCTGGTTGGCCGGCTGGAAAAGTGGACCAAGGAAACCGACATCTTCGCTGCCTGGCGGATTGACGAGCAGATCCACAAGGCGCTGGACCGGAAGGTCTTCCTGCCGTCCGGCGGCTCACTGGTGATCGACCGGACCGAAGCCATGACCGTCGTCGACGTCAACACCGGCAAGTTCACCGGCAGCGGCGGCAACCTCGAGGAAACCGTCACCAAGAACAACCTGGAAGCGGCCGAGGAAGTCGTCCGCCAGCTGCGGCTGCGCGACATCGGCGGCATCATCGTGATCGACTTCATCGACATGGTGCTGGAGTCCAACCGGGATCTCGTGCTGCGGCGCATGGTGGAGTGCCTCGGCCGGGACCGGACCAAGCACCAGGTCGCGGAGGTGACCTCGCTGGGCCTCGTGCAGATGACCCGTAAGCGGATGGGCACCGGGCTGCTGGAAGTTTTCGGCGAACAGTGCGAAGCCTGCGCCGGCCGCGGCATCGTCACCCACGACGAGCCGGTGGAACACCGCCGCGCCAACGCCGTCGCCGCCGAGCACTACGTTCCGCGCACCGAGCAGCAGCCCGCCGCGCGCACTGAGCGCAAGCGCCGCCGCGGCAAGGGCGGCCAGGGTACCGAGGGGATGCCGTCCGCTCCCGCCGCCGTGCACGCCGAGCCCACCGAGGCC contains:
- a CDS encoding Rne/Rng family ribonuclease, which produces MDHEQLVTGNDEAPVSEAPLDESAAAPESAAETSAAPEISAAPAPKRATRTRRKAAPAVEGADLAAVAAGAVAEAAGADIAAADAAAEVKAPSEAKTPARRSRSRKKVEVDDQTVVNPAGDALATALAPAEDATAAHAAADHTTADAATAMTAAGQAPEKPVRRRASRAKAAPAPAATDEAPALIEAAQVKTAPDETAQTETDAETADAETPQAAPAAADTTAVEDAAGNTPAEAPAEAPAADSVAESPEASSMFLAPGAVTSMIFQAPDLSAVVRPAPVAAPAAAEDAEEEDEEAEGDDAGNRRRRRSRGRRGRSRTAGETDADSDAAVDGAEEADEESEGALEEGVTSRRRRRRRRGDQDLELTGGGDDDPPNTVTRVRAPRAVSDAPVNNRVTSVKGSTRLEAKKQRRRESRDTGRRRTVITEAEFLARRESVDRQMIVRQRDDRIQIGVLEDGVLAEHFVSKTQQDSLIGNVYLGKVQNVLPSMEAAFVDIGRGRNAVLYAGEVNWDAVNVEGKQRRIENALKSGDSVLVQVTKDPVGHKGARLTSQISLPGRYLVYVPGGSMTGISRKLPDVERNRLKRILKDRLPEDAGVIVRTAAEGASEEELTHDINRLRAQWEGIESQSTSTKLLAPELLYGEPDLTIKVVRDVFNEDFSKLIVSGEEAWDTIEAYVTYVAPDLVGRLEKWTKETDIFAAWRIDEQIHKALDRKVFLPSGGSLVIDRTEAMTVVDVNTGKFTGSGGNLEETVTKNNLEAAEEVVRQLRLRDIGGIIVIDFIDMVLESNRDLVLRRMVECLGRDRTKHQVAEVTSLGLVQMTRKRMGTGLLEVFGEQCEACAGRGIVTHDEPVEHRRANAVAAEHYVPRTEQQPAARTERKRRRGKGGQGTEGMPSAPAAVHAEPTEAERHAKAEATRVALANIAAAAHAAHLHDGEATAAPDAETRQAALDAAVELASTEEAAGRPAAVLTFGGEQVALPFVEHAEEAPQPALTLDLLTEAFANLGDADAGAGTGAGTAVGRPAELAPVAEQQRPERSAPAEAARAESAGTEAAPSRATRGRGRARTARIQPPNARNRDAEAPAGQETRRTRAQAPAAQVPAADTRAAQTQGTQAPAAQAPVANESVAQAQVASASAQAAATPSRRVRRNRSASRAQGAANETSVEQRAATPSAATGSVHEAKAPEPATAAATPAANEPIILGVGVPASEL